The following coding sequences lie in one Mesorhizobium sp. DCY119 genomic window:
- a CDS encoding MurR/RpiR family transcriptional regulator, translated as MTVRTTIMQAAPTLTASERKLANAILADYPFAGLQTIQELAERTGVSAPSITRFVSKVGYGGYQEFQRQLIGELKESRRSPLDLKTVESPARAGDFLGDYANRVGHLMQEMSASVSAEQFDAICGLVADPSRNIFLLGGRISDSIAAFLSMHLRQIRERVHHLPASSEQWPEYILRMRKQDVVILFDFRRYQPDLARLAEIIREKRKPSIVLITDKWMSPIARDSTHVVGLPIGVGTAWDTVVSAVAFVEALIVKVSEADWTATRERIEAWDAVRLAPPAPGQEQRNGEFDET; from the coding sequence ATGACAGTCCGCACCACGATCATGCAGGCCGCGCCGACGCTTACCGCCAGCGAGCGCAAGCTCGCCAATGCCATCCTGGCGGATTATCCCTTCGCCGGGCTGCAGACGATCCAGGAACTGGCCGAGCGCACCGGTGTCAGCGCGCCGTCGATCACACGCTTCGTCAGCAAGGTCGGCTATGGCGGTTATCAGGAATTCCAGCGCCAGCTGATCGGCGAGCTGAAGGAAAGCCGCCGTTCACCGCTTGACCTGAAGACGGTCGAAAGCCCGGCCCGTGCCGGAGATTTCCTGGGCGACTATGCCAATCGCGTCGGGCATCTCATGCAGGAAATGTCGGCAAGCGTCTCGGCGGAGCAGTTCGATGCGATCTGCGGGTTGGTCGCCGATCCTTCGCGCAACATCTTCCTGCTCGGCGGGCGCATCAGCGACAGCATCGCCGCCTTCCTGTCGATGCATCTGCGCCAGATCCGCGAGCGGGTCCACCATCTGCCGGCCAGCTCCGAACAATGGCCCGAATACATCCTGCGCATGCGCAAGCAGGATGTCGTGATCCTGTTCGACTTCCGCCGCTACCAGCCGGATTTGGCCCGGCTCGCCGAAATCATCCGCGAAAAGCGCAAACCGTCGATCGTGCTGATTACCGACAAATGGATGTCGCCGATCGCCCGCGACAGCACGCATGTCGTCGGCCTGCCGATCGGCGTCGGCACGGCCTGGGACACGGTGGTCAGTGCCGTCGCCTTTGTCGAAGCCTTGATCGTCAAGGTTTCCGAGGCGGACTGGACCGCCACACGCGAACGTATCGAGGCCTGGGATGCCGTGCGGCTGGCGCCGCCGGCTCCCGGGCAGGAACAACGGAATGGGGAATTCGATGAAACGTGA
- a CDS encoding ABC transporter substrate-binding protein, with protein MKTSRTTLLGTAAALLLLGSAAHAADDKIIIGGAMSLTGVQAPLDTPGVKGAEVAVKYLNDNGGVLGKQIEFINIDGKSDPVTVGNVAVELIDKGAQLIMAPCDFDFGSPAGREAQEAGIVGISTCASDPLYSSWSLGDKQFTLSMWNTTMGAVAADFAAKEKGWKTAYVVTDQFIAYTKSLSKYFVEQFKADGGEVILEDTYTNGDNNFSAQIARLQALGKKPDVIFLSSYGQDIGAIIRALREVGYDAPVLGGDAYDDPAMHEALGEKFGNNVYFVTHTWMGPEAHPDMPKFIDLYTKMHGAAPDTSFVSTGWDTIMLMADAIKAAGSTDGAAVAKALEDGQFKLLTGDLDYGTAEEGHVPNKAAVVLELKGGKPTFVGWRKPESIPAP; from the coding sequence ATGAAAACGTCAAGGACAACTCTTTTAGGCACAGCAGCAGCACTGCTACTGCTCGGCTCGGCGGCGCACGCCGCAGACGACAAGATCATCATCGGCGGCGCGATGTCGCTGACCGGGGTTCAGGCACCGCTCGACACGCCCGGCGTCAAGGGCGCGGAAGTCGCCGTCAAATATCTCAACGACAATGGCGGCGTGCTCGGCAAGCAGATCGAATTCATCAACATCGACGGCAAGTCCGACCCGGTGACGGTCGGCAATGTCGCGGTCGAGCTGATCGACAAGGGCGCGCAGTTGATCATGGCGCCATGCGATTTCGACTTCGGCAGCCCGGCCGGCCGTGAAGCACAGGAAGCCGGCATCGTCGGCATTTCGACCTGCGCTTCCGACCCGCTCTACTCGTCCTGGTCGCTCGGCGACAAGCAGTTCACCCTGTCGATGTGGAACACCACGATGGGCGCTGTGGCTGCCGACTTCGCCGCGAAGGAAAAGGGCTGGAAGACGGCCTATGTCGTCACCGACCAATTCATCGCCTACACCAAGTCGCTGTCGAAATATTTCGTCGAGCAGTTCAAGGCCGATGGCGGCGAAGTGATCCTCGAAGACACCTACACCAACGGCGACAACAACTTTTCGGCCCAGATCGCCCGCCTCCAGGCGCTCGGCAAGAAGCCCGACGTGATCTTCCTGTCCTCATACGGCCAGGACATCGGCGCGATCATCCGCGCGCTGCGCGAAGTCGGCTATGACGCGCCCGTGCTCGGCGGCGACGCCTATGACGATCCGGCGATGCACGAGGCACTCGGCGAGAAATTCGGCAACAATGTCTACTTCGTGACCCACACCTGGATGGGGCCGGAAGCACATCCCGACATGCCGAAATTCATCGACCTCTACACCAAGATGCATGGGGCAGCACCTGACACCTCCTTCGTCTCGACCGGCTGGGACACGATCATGCTGATGGCCGACGCGATCAAGGCTGCGGGCAGCACCGACGGTGCAGCCGTCGCCAAGGCGCTCGAGGACGGCCAGTTCAAGCTCCTGACCGGCGATCTGGACTACGGCACGGCCGAGGAAGGCCACGTGCCGAACAAGGCTGCCGTTGTCCTGGAACTCAAGGGCGGCAAGCCGACCTTCGTCGGCTGGCGCAAGCCCGAGAGCATTCCCGCTCCCTGA
- a CDS encoding AcvB/VirJ family lysyl-phosphatidylglycerol hydrolase yields MAIAGSAPADQFDSGLIPSPHILMPDGAPSSTVFLFSDKQGWSAADEDFSARLAGDGAIVVGVDLPQYLQSIAKVPDDCAYLVSDIENLSQQMQRSAGSSNYNPPILAGAGEGGGLVMAIAAQTPAATVGHTVAIDPTASVPLTKTLCSGAAQKVTPQGTVYDLEKGEMPNPIDVTFTPQANADGRAHIEDLRSQGFDIKINDATTPAQAALENSMTAVLQSQDDTSDIPLVELPATPIHDTMAIVYSGDGGWRDLDKSIGGILQEKGIPTIGVDSLRYFWSERPAKDVAADLKQMMDKYTALWKVKHVLLIGYSFGADVLPATFNVLDEADRQRVSQISLLGFSPDASFEVSVAGWLGTADSDSVPTLPELSKIDPKLVQCFYGEDEDDTACPKLEGGPVEVIKTTGGHHFDGDYAGLADKIIDGFIRRTGMAANTTP; encoded by the coding sequence GTGGCCATCGCAGGGTCGGCCCCGGCCGACCAGTTCGACAGCGGCCTGATTCCGTCGCCGCATATCCTGATGCCGGACGGAGCGCCGAGCAGCACCGTCTTCCTGTTCTCCGACAAGCAAGGCTGGTCCGCCGCCGACGAAGACTTTTCAGCACGACTGGCCGGCGATGGCGCAATCGTCGTCGGGGTCGATCTTCCGCAATATCTCCAATCGATCGCCAAGGTGCCGGACGATTGCGCCTATCTGGTCTCGGATATCGAGAACCTCAGCCAGCAGATGCAGCGCTCGGCCGGTTCCTCCAACTACAATCCGCCCATCCTCGCCGGTGCAGGCGAGGGCGGCGGCCTTGTCATGGCAATTGCGGCGCAGACGCCTGCGGCTACCGTCGGCCACACGGTAGCCATCGATCCGACCGCCAGCGTCCCGCTGACCAAGACCTTGTGCAGCGGCGCGGCGCAAAAAGTCACCCCGCAAGGCACGGTCTACGATCTTGAAAAGGGCGAGATGCCCAATCCGATCGATGTAACCTTCACGCCCCAGGCCAACGCTGACGGCCGCGCGCATATTGAGGATTTGCGCAGCCAGGGGTTCGACATCAAGATCAACGATGCGACGACGCCGGCCCAGGCGGCACTTGAGAATTCGATGACCGCCGTGCTCCAGTCGCAGGACGACACCAGTGATATTCCGCTGGTGGAACTGCCGGCAACGCCAATCCACGACACGATGGCGATCGTCTATTCCGGCGATGGTGGCTGGCGCGATCTCGACAAGTCCATCGGCGGGATTCTTCAGGAAAAGGGCATCCCCACAATCGGGGTGGATTCGCTGCGCTACTTCTGGTCCGAACGCCCCGCCAAGGATGTGGCGGCGGACCTGAAGCAGATGATGGACAAATATACCGCGCTCTGGAAGGTCAAGCACGTTCTGCTGATCGGCTATTCCTTCGGCGCCGATGTCCTTCCGGCAACCTTCAACGTGCTGGACGAGGCGGACAGGCAGCGCGTCAGCCAGATTTCACTGCTCGGCTTCTCTCCCGACGCCTCGTTTGAAGTCTCGGTCGCTGGCTGGCTCGGCACTGCCGATTCCGACTCCGTCCCGACCCTGCCGGAACTCAGCAAGATCGATCCGAAGCTGGTCCAGTGTTTCTACGGTGAAGATGAAGACGACACGGCATGCCCGAAGTTGGAGGGCGGCCCGGTCGAGGTCATCAAGACTACGGGCGGGCATCATTTCGATGGAGATTACGCAGGCCTTGCCGACAAGATCATAGATGGATTTATACGGCGTACAGGCATGGCCGCGAACACGACGCCATGA
- the hydA gene encoding dihydropyrimidinase has protein sequence MSKVIKGGTIVAADRTYEADILVEGEHIAAIGKDLSGDTVIDAEGAYILPGGIDPHTHLEMPFMGTTAAETWESGTFAALSGGTTMVVDFVIPGPGGMLEALEEWESKAQRQASSDYSYHMCVTNWSEQNFSDMAKVVDRGINTFKHFMAYKGALMVNDDEMFASFQRCAALGALPLVHAENGDIVAALQQKYMDSGMPGPEAHAYSRPPEVEGEATNRAIMIADAAGVPLYVVHVSCEQSHEAIRRARQKGMRVYGEPLIQHLTLDEREYQNADWMHAARRVMSPPFRDKLNQDSLWAGLAAGSLQVVATDHAAFTSEQKTLGLDDFRKIPNGTGGLEDRMSVLWARGVETGRLTMNEFVAVTSTNIAQILNIYPQKGAILPGSDADLVVWDPKLSKTISAANQKSIIDYNVFEGFKVNGLPRYTLSRGDVVWSHGQNDQPQPGRGKFVKRRAFPAVNQALSKWKEITAPRAVTRSAEHMPIGV, from the coding sequence ATGTCCAAAGTGATCAAGGGCGGCACCATCGTTGCGGCCGACAGGACCTATGAGGCCGACATCCTGGTCGAGGGCGAGCACATCGCGGCGATCGGCAAGGATCTCTCCGGCGACACGGTGATCGACGCCGAAGGCGCCTATATCCTGCCCGGCGGCATCGACCCGCACACCCATCTCGAAATGCCCTTCATGGGCACGACGGCTGCCGAAACCTGGGAAAGCGGCACCTTCGCAGCCCTTTCCGGCGGCACCACCATGGTGGTGGATTTCGTCATCCCCGGACCCGGCGGCATGCTGGAGGCGCTGGAGGAGTGGGAGAGCAAGGCCCAGCGTCAGGCATCCTCCGACTATTCCTATCATATGTGCGTGACCAACTGGTCGGAGCAGAACTTCTCCGACATGGCCAAGGTCGTCGACCGCGGCATCAACACCTTCAAGCATTTCATGGCCTACAAGGGCGCGCTGATGGTGAATGACGACGAGATGTTCGCCTCCTTCCAGCGTTGCGCCGCGCTCGGCGCGCTGCCGCTGGTCCATGCCGAGAACGGCGACATCGTTGCCGCCCTGCAGCAGAAATATATGGACAGCGGCATGCCCGGCCCGGAGGCCCATGCCTATTCGCGTCCTCCGGAAGTCGAGGGCGAGGCGACTAATCGCGCTATCATGATTGCGGACGCCGCCGGCGTGCCGCTCTATGTCGTCCACGTCTCCTGCGAGCAGAGCCATGAAGCGATCCGACGCGCCCGCCAGAAGGGCATGCGCGTCTATGGCGAGCCGCTGATCCAGCATCTGACGCTGGACGAGCGCGAATACCAGAATGCCGACTGGATGCACGCCGCCCGCCGCGTGATGTCGCCGCCCTTCCGCGACAAGCTCAATCAGGACAGCCTTTGGGCAGGCCTCGCCGCCGGCTCGCTGCAGGTGGTCGCGACCGACCATGCCGCTTTCACCAGCGAACAAAAGACGCTCGGCCTCGACGATTTCCGCAAAATCCCGAACGGCACCGGCGGGCTGGAAGATCGGATGTCGGTGCTGTGGGCGCGCGGTGTGGAGACCGGTCGGCTGACCATGAACGAGTTCGTGGCCGTCACCTCGACCAACATCGCCCAGATCCTTAACATCTACCCGCAGAAGGGGGCGATCCTGCCGGGTTCGGATGCCGATCTGGTCGTCTGGGACCCCAAACTGTCCAAGACGATCTCGGCGGCCAACCAGAAGTCGATCATCGACTACAATGTCTTCGAAGGCTTCAAGGTCAACGGCCTGCCGCGTTACACGCTGTCGCGCGGCGATGTCGTCTGGTCGCACGGACAGAACGACCAGCCGCAGCCGGGCCGCGGCAAGTTCGTCAAGCGCCGAGCCTTCCCGGCGGTCAACCAGGCGCTGTCGAAATGGAAGGAAATCACCGCCCCACGCGCCGTCACCCGCTCGGCCGAGCATATGCCGATCGGCGTCTGA
- a CDS encoding ABC transporter ATP-binding protein, whose protein sequence is MLEVNDLEVRYGAIRAVRGVSLKADTGELVAILGANGAGKSSTLMCIAGALKAAGGSIRLDGQDVTSANPEKMVRAGVATVPETRDVFPDLTVTENLTLGSYTRRSDRAGVTEDRERMLALFPRLAERAAQPAGTLSGGEQQMLVIARAMMSRPKVLLLDEPSLGLAPVIVDQIFEMIRTLKQSGLTIVLVEQNARKALSVADRAYVMRLGKIAASGTAAEIGAQTDLSALYLGA, encoded by the coding sequence ATGCTTGAGGTCAACGATCTCGAAGTGCGCTACGGCGCGATCCGCGCCGTGCGCGGCGTCTCGCTGAAAGCCGACACCGGCGAACTCGTCGCCATTCTCGGGGCCAACGGCGCCGGCAAATCATCGACGCTGATGTGCATCGCCGGCGCGCTGAAGGCTGCCGGCGGCTCGATCCGGCTCGACGGGCAAGACGTGACATCCGCCAACCCCGAAAAGATGGTGCGGGCGGGCGTCGCCACCGTGCCCGAAACGCGCGACGTGTTTCCCGACCTGACGGTCACCGAAAACCTGACGCTCGGCAGCTATACCCGGCGCAGCGACCGCGCGGGTGTCACTGAAGATCGCGAGCGGATGCTGGCGCTGTTCCCGCGCCTTGCCGAGCGCGCCGCGCAGCCTGCCGGCACGCTTTCGGGCGGCGAACAGCAGATGCTGGTGATTGCGCGCGCAATGATGTCGCGGCCCAAGGTGCTGCTGCTCGACGAGCCGTCGCTGGGGCTTGCGCCTGTCATCGTCGACCAGATTTTCGAGATGATCCGCACCCTGAAGCAATCGGGCCTGACCATCGTGCTGGTCGAGCAGAATGCCCGCAAGGCGCTATCGGTCGCCGACCGCGCCTATGTGATGCGGCTCGGCAAGATCGCCGCATCGGGAACCGCCGCCGAAATCGGCGCGCAAACGGATCTCTCAGCGCTGTATTTGGGGGCGTGA
- a CDS encoding isochorismatase family cysteine hydrolase: MAADFPTTRDLPLEPNASAILFIDVQNFCVRRDGGEFKDVPDADITGKYAYYFDRIKTTAVPNMQKLQAAFRDAGIEVLYTTIESLTKDGRDRSLDYKITGFNVPKGSDDGKVIDEIAPGDDEIVLPKSSSSVFVSTHIDYLLRNLGVKQLVMCGLLTDQCVESAVRDACDLGYLVTLVPDACGTYSQERHDNSLRTIKGYCRQIDTDALIAEISASKKA, encoded by the coding sequence ATGGCCGCCGACTTTCCAACCACCCGCGATCTTCCGCTCGAGCCGAATGCGTCGGCGATCCTGTTCATCGACGTGCAGAACTTCTGCGTCCGGCGCGACGGCGGCGAGTTCAAGGACGTGCCGGACGCCGACATTACCGGCAAATACGCCTATTACTTCGACCGCATCAAGACGACCGCCGTGCCCAACATGCAGAAGCTGCAGGCAGCCTTCCGCGATGCCGGCATCGAGGTGCTCTACACCACCATCGAGAGCCTGACCAAGGACGGCCGCGACCGCAGCCTTGACTACAAGATCACCGGCTTCAACGTGCCGAAAGGCTCCGACGACGGCAAGGTCATCGACGAGATCGCGCCGGGCGACGACGAGATCGTGTTGCCGAAAAGCTCGTCCAGCGTCTTCGTGTCGACCCATATCGACTATCTTCTGCGCAATCTCGGCGTGAAGCAGCTCGTCATGTGCGGCCTGCTCACCGACCAGTGCGTGGAATCGGCGGTGCGTGATGCCTGCGACCTCGGCTACCTCGTGACGCTCGTGCCCGACGCCTGCGGGACCTACAGCCAGGAACGCCACGACAATTCGCTGCGGACGATCAAAGGCTATTGCCGGCAGATCGATACAGACGCGCTGATCGCCGAAATCTCGGCGTCGAAAAAAGCATAG
- a CDS encoding DegQ family serine endoprotease: MSSNILRRHRVAALLGAALIITPLVLSPVLRAGAAEAVQPTPVTGIMAPSGSFAPIVNADKPAVVTIMTKMKVDASASDDSGDGQQQPFSGNSPFDEYFRQFFGDQGMPQQQMRPHRPDSGGQQAEALGSGFIIASDGTIVTNNHVVDGATEIKVVLDDGTELPATLVGRDAKSDLAVVKVKFDKPLPTVKWGDSDKLSLGDQVLAIGNPFGIGTTVTAGIVSARGRDLHSGPYDDFIQVDAAINHGNSGGPLVAMDGSVVGINSAIYSPNGGSVGVGFAIPSDQAQSVVAKLIKSGSIEHGYIGVQIQPVTADVANAIGLDHPTGALIAHVSDDSPASAAGLKTGDIVTALGGRDIKDPKDLSRAVADVSPGTKEDLTVWRKGSSVNVPITVGQNGDEQKTASADSTPDQSSGRNSVPSLGLALTDITPQARQALNLSNGEQGALVARVNPDKAGAEQGIREGDLIVSVNQTPVKNAREASRAVAEAGKAGKKSVLLLVERGDTQTFIAVPFDHA; encoded by the coding sequence ATGTCCTCCAATATTCTTCGCAGACACCGTGTCGCCGCTCTGCTTGGCGCCGCGTTGATCATCACCCCCCTCGTGCTTTCACCTGTCCTGCGGGCAGGGGCAGCCGAGGCCGTCCAGCCGACGCCGGTCACCGGCATCATGGCACCGTCAGGCTCGTTCGCGCCCATCGTCAATGCCGACAAGCCGGCCGTGGTCACCATCATGACAAAGATGAAGGTCGACGCTTCGGCTTCCGACGACAGCGGCGACGGCCAGCAGCAGCCGTTCAGCGGAAATTCGCCCTTTGACGAGTATTTCCGCCAGTTCTTCGGCGATCAGGGCATGCCGCAGCAGCAGATGAGGCCGCATCGCCCCGACAGCGGCGGCCAGCAGGCCGAAGCTCTGGGCTCAGGCTTCATCATCGCATCGGACGGCACCATCGTGACCAACAACCACGTTGTCGACGGCGCCACCGAGATCAAGGTGGTGCTCGATGACGGCACGGAATTGCCGGCCACCCTCGTCGGCCGCGACGCCAAGAGCGATCTGGCGGTGGTCAAGGTCAAGTTCGACAAGCCGCTGCCGACCGTGAAGTGGGGCGATTCTGACAAGCTTTCGCTCGGCGATCAGGTGCTGGCGATCGGCAACCCGTTCGGGATCGGCACGACCGTCACCGCAGGCATTGTCTCGGCCCGTGGCCGCGACCTCCACAGCGGGCCTTATGACGATTTCATACAGGTCGACGCCGCCATCAACCACGGCAATTCCGGCGGCCCGCTGGTCGCCATGGACGGCTCGGTGGTCGGCATCAACTCGGCCATCTATTCGCCCAATGGCGGCAGCGTCGGGGTTGGTTTCGCCATCCCGTCAGATCAGGCCCAGTCGGTCGTCGCCAAGCTGATCAAGAGCGGCTCGATCGAGCACGGCTATATCGGCGTGCAGATCCAGCCGGTGACTGCCGATGTCGCCAATGCGATCGGCCTCGATCATCCGACGGGCGCGCTGATCGCGCATGTCAGCGACGATTCGCCTGCCTCGGCTGCCGGCCTGAAGACGGGTGACATCGTCACCGCGCTGGGTGGCCGCGACATCAAGGACCCGAAGGATCTTTCCCGCGCCGTGGCGGATGTTTCGCCCGGCACCAAGGAAGATCTCACGGTCTGGCGCAAGGGCTCGAGCGTCAATGTGCCGATCACCGTCGGCCAGAACGGCGACGAGCAGAAGACGGCCTCCGCCGACAGCACGCCGGACCAGTCGTCCGGCCGCAATTCGGTGCCTTCGCTCGGACTGGCTCTGACCGACATCACCCCGCAGGCCCGGCAGGCGCTGAACCTGTCGAACGGTGAGCAGGGCGCGCTTGTAGCTCGCGTCAACCCGGACAAGGCCGGCGCCGAGCAGGGCATCCGTGAGGGAGACCTGATCGTCTCGGTCAACCAGACGCCGGTGAAGAACGCCAGGGAGGCAAGCCGCGCCGTTGCCGAAGCCGGCAAGGCCGGCAAGAAGTCGGTGCTGCTGCTCGTCGAGCGTGGCGACACGCAGACCTTCATCGCCGTACCTTTCGATCACGCCTGA
- a CDS encoding ABC transporter ATP-binding protein — protein MSDKSLNAAGVSVEFSGLRALDNVSLTLSPAEIVGLIGPNGSGKTTLINAITGQVPLAAGRVTIGDDQISGLSPRKIALKGINRSFQIVRLFNNMTVVENVESSALAHGVSLRKAREKANTLLAEFSLSEKAEDLAGNLSYGDKRRVEIARALAADPAFLLLDEPAAGMNEAESETLLHILSELPRTRGLGLLIIDHDMGLIMRLCNRLHVLASGRTIAEGKADEVRKNPAVIEAYLGSEAAHA, from the coding sequence ATGTCTGACAAATCGCTCAACGCGGCTGGCGTATCGGTCGAGTTTTCCGGCCTTCGCGCGCTCGACAATGTCTCGCTGACGCTGTCGCCGGCCGAGATCGTCGGCCTGATCGGGCCGAACGGGTCCGGCAAGACCACGCTGATCAACGCCATCACCGGGCAGGTGCCGCTCGCCGCCGGCCGTGTGACCATAGGCGACGACCAGATTTCGGGCCTGTCGCCGCGCAAGATCGCCTTGAAAGGCATCAACCGGTCGTTCCAGATCGTGCGCCTGTTCAACAACATGACCGTTGTCGAAAATGTCGAAAGCTCGGCGCTCGCCCACGGTGTCAGCCTGCGCAAGGCGCGCGAAAAGGCGAACACGCTGCTGGCCGAGTTCTCCCTTTCGGAAAAGGCCGAGGATCTTGCCGGCAATCTCAGCTATGGCGACAAGCGCCGCGTCGAGATCGCCCGTGCGCTGGCCGCCGACCCGGCCTTCCTGCTGCTGGACGAGCCGGCGGCCGGCATGAACGAGGCCGAATCCGAAACGCTCCTGCACATCCTGTCCGAACTGCCGCGCACGCGCGGGCTCGGCCTGCTGATCATCGACCACGACATGGGCCTGATCATGCGGCTCTGCAACCGGCTGCATGTGCTGGCTTCGGGCCGCACCATCGCCGAAGGCAAGGCGGATGAAGTCCGCAAGAACCCGGCGGTGATCGAAGCCTATCTCGGATCGGAGGCCGCCCATGCTTGA
- a CDS encoding glutamine synthetase family protein gives MKREEMVVACCSDLAGKVRGKAFPASQFDKRLARGIGWTPTNVQITCFDAIAESPFGSLGDLVLIPDADARVRIEFGEGEPVEHFAIGNIRHTDGRPWEYCTRSILIAALERLKKATGLTLFGAFEHEFQFKNSHSPMGDAFSMAGFRAERDFAELLVGAMREAGVQPDTFMKEFGAAQYEVTMGPQRGVTVADHSLITREMVQTVADRLGHEVTFTPIRDPKGIGNGVHIHMSFLSEDGKPATYDPAGKHELSKTAGHFVAGILKYLDSIVAITAPSAVSYLRLTPHRWSAAFNNLGFRDREASVRICPVSDLSDIAKAAQFNFEFRAADATASPYLQLAALVHAGVQGIEEELEVPEATQEDLSLLDAKTLNERGYVRLPQTLEEALRRFKANPVVTGWFPQGFADVYVKHKEGELGFLKGKTQEEICAAYEEVY, from the coding sequence ATGAAACGTGAAGAAATGGTCGTCGCCTGTTGCAGCGATCTGGCGGGCAAGGTGCGGGGCAAGGCGTTTCCGGCCTCGCAGTTCGACAAGCGGCTGGCGCGCGGCATCGGCTGGACGCCGACCAATGTCCAGATCACCTGCTTTGATGCGATCGCCGAGAGCCCGTTCGGCTCGCTCGGCGATCTGGTGCTGATCCCGGATGCCGATGCGCGCGTCCGTATCGAGTTCGGTGAGGGCGAGCCGGTCGAGCATTTCGCCATCGGCAACATCCGCCACACCGACGGCAGGCCATGGGAATATTGCACGCGCTCGATCCTGATCGCCGCACTTGAGCGGCTGAAAAAGGCAACAGGGCTGACGCTGTTCGGCGCCTTCGAGCATGAGTTCCAGTTCAAGAACAGCCATAGCCCGATGGGCGATGCCTTCTCGATGGCAGGCTTCCGCGCCGAGCGCGATTTCGCCGAGCTGCTGGTTGGCGCAATGCGCGAGGCAGGTGTGCAGCCCGACACCTTCATGAAGGAATTCGGCGCGGCCCAATACGAGGTTACGATGGGACCGCAGCGCGGCGTGACCGTCGCCGACCACTCGCTGATCACCCGGGAAATGGTGCAGACGGTCGCCGACCGCCTCGGCCACGAAGTCACCTTCACGCCGATCCGCGACCCGAAAGGCATCGGCAACGGCGTTCATATCCATATGAGCTTCCTGTCGGAGGACGGTAAGCCCGCGACCTACGATCCTGCCGGCAAGCATGAGCTTTCGAAAACGGCGGGCCATTTCGTTGCCGGCATCCTGAAATATCTCGATTCCATCGTCGCCATCACCGCGCCGAGCGCGGTTTCCTACCTGCGGCTGACGCCGCATCGCTGGAGCGCTGCCTTCAACAATCTCGGCTTCCGCGACCGCGAGGCCTCCGTGCGTATCTGCCCGGTGTCCGATCTCAGCGACATCGCCAAGGCCGCGCAGTTCAACTTCGAGTTCCGCGCGGCTGATGCGACGGCAAGCCCGTATCTGCAGCTTGCGGCGTTGGTTCATGCCGGCGTGCAGGGCATCGAGGAAGAACTGGAGGTTCCCGAAGCGACACAGGAAGATCTGTCGCTGCTCGATGCCAAGACACTCAACGAGCGCGGCTATGTCCGCCTGCCGCAGACGCTGGAAGAAGCGCTGCGCCGCTTCAAGGCCAATCCGGTCGTCACCGGCTGGTTCCCGCAAGGATTTGCCGACGTTTATGTCAAGCACAAGGAAGGCGAACTCGGCTTCCTGAAAGGCAAGACGCAGGAGGAAATCTGCGCGGCCTATGAGGAAGTATACTAG
- a CDS encoding N-formylglutamate amidohydrolase, giving the protein MTGNDPDPVEAINLAGNSPFLLTCEHAGRAVPQVLGDLGVEAAEMDRHIAYDVGAENLSRGLSALLDAPLIMQRYSRLVVDCNRPFEAKDCFPEISDGTVVPVNRSLSEGERRQRFNEIHQPFHGAVSAFLDQRKAAGKPAILISVHSFTPCLAGKERPWLVGLLANRDRRVADAFMAAFTQANPGISIAHNEPYTVDDLSDYTVPVHGEARGIPHLLLEIRNDQIAQPDGQVRWARLVADALTGAVALMNEKGN; this is encoded by the coding sequence TTGACCGGAAACGATCCGGACCCGGTCGAGGCGATCAACCTCGCCGGCAATTCGCCGTTTCTGTTGACCTGCGAGCATGCCGGCCGCGCCGTGCCGCAGGTGCTGGGCGATCTCGGCGTGGAAGCCGCCGAGATGGATCGCCATATCGCCTATGACGTCGGCGCGGAAAATCTCTCGCGCGGCCTGTCCGCACTGCTCGATGCGCCGCTGATCATGCAGCGCTACAGCCGGCTGGTGGTCGACTGCAACCGTCCCTTCGAAGCCAAAGACTGCTTTCCCGAAATCAGCGACGGGACGGTGGTGCCGGTCAACCGATCGCTTTCGGAAGGCGAGCGCCGCCAGCGTTTCAACGAAATTCACCAGCCTTTCCACGGCGCCGTCAGCGCGTTTCTGGATCAGCGCAAGGCAGCCGGAAAGCCGGCGATCCTGATCTCGGTTCACAGCTTCACGCCATGCCTCGCCGGCAAGGAACGGCCCTGGCTGGTCGGGCTTCTGGCCAATCGTGACCGGCGTGTCGCCGACGCGTTCATGGCGGCCTTCACTCAGGCAAATCCTGGCATAAGCATCGCCCACAACGAGCCCTATACGGTCGACGATTTGTCGGACTACACCGTCCCGGTTCATGGCGAGGCGCGGGGCATTCCCCACCTTCTCCTGGAAATACGAAATGATCAGATCGCCCAGCCTGACGGCCAGGTCAGGTGGGCACGGCTTGTGGCGGACGCACTGACGGGTGCCGTCGCCCTTATGAACGAGAAAGGCAACTAG